A region from the Lycium barbarum isolate Lr01 chromosome 8, ASM1917538v2, whole genome shotgun sequence genome encodes:
- the LOC132605697 gene encoding uncharacterized protein LOC132605697 produces MGPQKCKVCDEAQSKYKCPNCFIPYCSLVCFKKHKEIPCGKPEPEPEEKLASALAPHVEKPIYVDEPSEALNQSQLESIASSAEILEAVRNKELQTLIYNLDSSLDAETELDKAMEKEEFRIISEKILSIISQ; encoded by the exons atgggACCTCAAAAATGCAAAGTATGTGATGAAGCACAGTCAAAATACAAGTGTCCCAATTGCTTCATACCCTA TTGTTCTTTAGTCTGTTTCAAGAAGCATAAAG AAATTCCATGtgggaaaccggaaccggaacctgAAGAAAAGCTTG CTTCTGCTCTAGCACCTCATGTGGAGAAGCCAATCTATGTTGATGAGCCAAGCGAGGCGCTGAATCAGTCGCAACTAGAGTCTATAG CTTCCTCCGCTGAAATTCTCGAAGCTGTAAGGAACAAAGAGCTTCAAACACTCATATACAACCTGGATTCTTCTTTGGATGCAGAGACT GAGCTTGACAAGGCAATGGAAAAGGAAGAATTTCGCATAATCAGTGAAAAG ATTTTGTCCATAATTAGTCAATGA